From the Pedobacter cryoconitis genome, one window contains:
- a CDS encoding MFS transporter: MRTIEKDHDGIGTILAFVLIPLSGFATDIYLPSLPDMANKLHATHAEVQLTIVFFLISYGISQLFIGSLLDSFGRFKLTIAALLLFSIASFTIANAQSVYVIYLMRVIHGITVAAIVVGKRAYFVDIFSGDKLKHYTSLFSIVWSSAPIIAPFFGGYLQTAFGWESNFYLIGYFALIMLVLELIFGGESLKVYQKFHFKSIVQVYGNMIKTLSFSLGLIMLGLSNSMFMVYGMSGPFIIEHTFHDSPITTGYCSLTLGISLLLGGFLGKALIRYPFVKKLSIAISIQFVLTLAMILIPTAHTNLITMMAFAFSIHFIAGFVFNNYFSYCLGLFPKNAGIASGVTGGALYVITSILSYGIVSLIPAKSQTSLGLSYMVLVVLSMLTFMLIRKKTN, from the coding sequence ATGAGAACTATTGAAAAAGATCATGACGGAATCGGGACTATCCTTGCATTCGTTTTAATACCACTTTCGGGTTTCGCTACCGACATTTATTTGCCCTCGCTACCCGATATGGCAAATAAGCTGCATGCCACTCATGCAGAAGTACAATTGACGATTGTATTTTTTCTGATCAGTTATGGGATATCACAACTATTTATTGGAAGCTTATTAGATAGTTTTGGACGTTTTAAGCTAACTATAGCTGCCTTACTGCTGTTCAGTATTGCAAGTTTTACAATTGCCAATGCACAGAGTGTATATGTCATTTACCTGATGCGTGTAATCCATGGTATAACCGTGGCGGCTATTGTAGTAGGTAAAAGAGCTTATTTCGTAGATATCTTTTCAGGAGATAAGTTGAAACACTATACCAGTTTATTTTCCATAGTCTGGTCATCAGCTCCGATTATTGCCCCTTTTTTCGGGGGATATCTCCAAACCGCATTCGGCTGGGAATCCAATTTCTACCTGATCGGTTATTTCGCGTTGATTATGCTTGTCCTTGAACTGATATTCGGGGGTGAATCATTGAAAGTCTATCAGAAATTTCATTTCAAATCAATTGTGCAGGTTTATGGAAACATGATTAAAACACTGAGTTTTAGCCTTGGCCTGATTATGCTGGGACTATCCAATTCTATGTTTATGGTTTATGGGATGAGCGGCCCTTTTATCATTGAACACACTTTTCATGATTCACCGATTACAACGGGTTATTGTTCCTTAACTCTTGGGATTTCCCTGTTGCTGGGTGGTTTCCTGGGAAAAGCATTAATCAGGTATCCTTTCGTTAAAAAGTTAAGTATTGCCATTAGTATCCAGTTTGTGCTTACCCTGGCAATGATTTTAATTCCAACAGCGCATACTAATTTAATTACGATGATGGCATTTGCCTTCAGCATTCATTTCATTGCCGGTTTTGTTTTCAATAATTACTTTTCTTATTGTCTTGGACTATTTCCTAAAAATGCAGGTATTGCCAGTGGAGTAACCGGAGGAGCCTTATATGTGATTACTTCTATTTTAAGTTATGGTATAGTTTCACTGATCCCGGCGAAATCTCAGACAAGCCTTGGCTTAAGTTACATGGTTCTGGTTGTGCTTTCCATGCTGACTTTTATGCTGATCAGGAAAAAAACAAATTGA
- a CDS encoding helix-turn-helix domain-containing protein — MKKGLELTCPLFNPVLDPVFFLNQEQTDLVGGYFKQMIAELKSDYEYKFEVIRSLLKLIIHQGIKIQSVNHLIEHKDVSDRITPMFIELLERQFPVDSPENPLKIKSASEFASQLNIHVNHLNYVIKSHTGKTTTQMISNRIVDEAKTLLKNTDWDVAEIGYCLGFDYPAHFNNYFKKHTGVTPSIFKYNL, encoded by the coding sequence TTGAAAAAAGGATTAGAGTTGACCTGTCCGCTTTTTAACCCTGTACTTGATCCTGTTTTTTTTCTGAATCAGGAACAAACAGATTTAGTTGGCGGGTATTTTAAACAAATGATAGCGGAATTGAAAAGTGATTATGAGTATAAATTTGAAGTGATCAGAAGTTTACTCAAACTCATCATACACCAGGGGATTAAGATACAATCGGTTAATCATTTAATCGAGCATAAAGACGTTTCTGACCGGATAACACCGATGTTTATCGAGTTGCTCGAACGTCAGTTTCCCGTAGATTCACCAGAAAACCCACTTAAAATCAAAAGTGCCTCTGAGTTTGCCAGTCAGCTGAACATCCATGTAAATCATTTAAATTATGTGATTAAATCACATACAGGCAAAACCACTACACAAATGATCAGTAACAGGATTGTTGATGAAGCCAAAACCCTGCTGAAAAACACAGATTGGGATGTCGCGGAAATTGGATATTGTCTTGGATTTGACTATCCTGCGCATTTCAATAATTATTTCAAAAAACATACAGGAGTTACTCCATCTATCTTTAAATATAATTTATAG